A part of Caldicellulosiruptor owensensis OL genomic DNA contains:
- a CDS encoding pectinesterase family protein, which yields MRKRLISVFVILAFLLSLIPINLIVARADTLVPAFPGAEGAGMYTTGGRGGDVYEVTNLNDSGPGSLRDGVKLSNVTIVFRVSGTIHLKSELVISGSNITIAGQTAPGDGITIAGYGVRITGSNIIIRYLRFRPGSANIGAEPDALTSFGGSKNIIIDHCSFSWSVDETLSIYRVENLTVQWCIAAESLTMSGHWKGRHGYGGIWGGYNATWHHNLLMNHTSRLPRVNVGSAPIPEAKVEFINNVIYNWGFNNTYGGENTTLSLINNYYKPGPGTQDSVKSRIANPTPNGYPSSWYVSGNVLEGNNEVTTNNEAGIIASGQYTKLTEPVDIPGSVTVQDAQTAYQEVLAKAGAVYPKRDAVDARLVNEVKNGLGRFINTEAEVGGYPELSTVQAPQDSDHDGMPDSWEIANGLNPNDPSDRNGYKFGNGYTNLENYLNSLVDMNHAPQNPEVQIINPNYNALVDAGAAVKIEARAKALGGAKITKVVFYDNGVKIGEDTTEPYSYTIGAIEEGTHYLVAVAYDSNGLSTQSTAVRVFANGPEVKWPWKVADIGSPAIKTSASLDNCGTLTLKANGKIGGSTDTFGYVYRKVYGDAELIAKIDYMEKVDHNAFAGLMVRSSLDPGAVAAYVAKSYVKADKLTNPTAVRFIARQVANASMANTGDVDSSTPNTVVNVEVSWMKIKKSGSVVEAAYSLDSRTWNVIGRYTLNIGDEYYIGFAVDSAQATNQIYNYNIAKFSNISLTTSDNFIEIYNPENDYTNVGEYKIKGYASVDGKITVTNASSTDTKNVDVSGQTEFEVPVQLVSGNNTISVNLQTVDGSKTRQIVLNVVYDNQKPVISWVSKPQPTVLSSAYSLVLSSNEDAYVTIMQNNMVVYQNDYVKANSPVTFNIDFEKGRNKIEIIIKDFSGNTTTESFDVIYLANFDIMVDKNYTGNDGDIVNGVKIFKTVQAAVNSVPSNNTKRVIIFIKSGRYYEKITINSPNISLIGEDPFTTILTYDVAAGTPKPDGSGTYGTSGSASVTINSGAINFTAENITFENAFDENQPISSKQAVAVRSLADKMVFKNCRFIGNQDTLYADAGRQYFKNCYIEGDVDFIFGAAQAVFENSTIFSVDRPGITPKGYITAASTRKSDNFGFLFVNCKFLSNVTVANSVYLGRPWHPSADLNRWVNVVIRESYLGDHINDYGWTSMSSTDSSGNTIWFYPQNERFYEYKNYGPGAKINEYRPQLDDVMAQVYTKQNVLDGWDADSFIDTIYDPIKVYIRNSQKDSTTKMNYSINITVDSDCELTVKRGNEVVYTNPAYTANTQVTVPVALADGTNNILVIASKAGENVVKLLTVDFINYAPEITVLQAPVSKTTRSTVTVKAKISKNGTVTFKRNGETLGSLIVEANKEFSFDYSLVEGENSLDLVVVDEGGNVRITTFKVVYEIDWGSNAFTVQIIQVKNIAGTSLSTIGSNKDIIVTINVKNNTGLRRNGTIIVGIFDSKGILVAYAGKKISIEAGKTITYKAGLKVNNVNGPVIKAYIVDTLKTKGNLSNIATFK from the coding sequence GTGAGAAAAAGACTGATAAGTGTATTTGTAATCTTAGCATTTTTGTTAAGTTTAATACCTATCAATTTGATAGTGGCAAGAGCAGATACATTAGTTCCAGCATTCCCAGGAGCAGAAGGAGCTGGTATGTACACAACAGGGGGACGTGGAGGAGATGTGTACGAGGTTACCAATTTGAATGATAGTGGACCAGGGTCGCTGAGAGATGGCGTAAAACTTAGCAATGTTACAATAGTTTTCAGGGTATCAGGAACAATACATTTAAAGTCGGAACTTGTAATAAGCGGTTCAAACATTACAATAGCTGGCCAGACAGCACCTGGTGATGGAATTACCATTGCTGGCTATGGAGTAAGAATTACAGGCAGCAATATTATCATTAGATACTTAAGATTTAGACCAGGCAGTGCAAATATAGGTGCAGAACCAGATGCTTTGACCAGTTTTGGCGGAAGCAAGAATATTATAATCGACCACTGTTCGTTCAGCTGGTCTGTTGATGAAACACTGTCTATATACAGAGTTGAGAATCTGACTGTTCAATGGTGTATAGCAGCAGAGAGCTTGACAATGTCAGGACACTGGAAAGGAAGACATGGTTATGGTGGTATCTGGGGTGGATACAATGCCACATGGCACCACAATCTTTTGATGAACCACACAAGCAGACTTCCTCGCGTGAATGTAGGTAGTGCCCCAATCCCTGAAGCAAAGGTTGAGTTTATTAACAACGTAATCTACAATTGGGGATTTAACAACACATACGGTGGAGAAAATACAACTTTGAGCCTTATAAACAACTACTATAAGCCAGGTCCTGGTACTCAGGACAGTGTGAAGTCAAGAATAGCAAATCCAACGCCTAACGGCTATCCATCATCGTGGTATGTATCAGGGAATGTCCTTGAAGGGAACAATGAAGTAACTACAAACAATGAAGCGGGAATAATTGCAAGCGGACAATACACAAAATTGACAGAACCTGTTGATATACCTGGAAGTGTAACAGTTCAGGATGCTCAGACAGCATATCAAGAGGTATTAGCAAAGGCTGGAGCGGTATATCCAAAGAGAGATGCAGTTGATGCAAGACTTGTCAATGAAGTAAAGAACGGTTTGGGAAGATTTATCAATACAGAGGCAGAAGTGGGAGGGTATCCAGAACTGAGTACAGTACAGGCGCCACAGGACAGTGACCATGACGGTATGCCAGATAGCTGGGAGATAGCAAATGGGCTGAATCCTAACGATCCAAGTGACAGGAACGGATATAAGTTTGGCAATGGATACACAAATCTTGAGAACTACCTCAATTCGCTTGTTGACATGAACCATGCGCCACAAAATCCAGAAGTGCAGATAATCAATCCGAACTACAATGCACTTGTTGATGCAGGGGCAGCAGTGAAGATTGAAGCAAGAGCAAAAGCATTAGGAGGAGCAAAAATAACAAAGGTAGTATTCTATGACAATGGAGTGAAGATAGGAGAGGACACAACAGAACCATATTCATACACCATAGGTGCAATTGAAGAAGGCACACATTATTTAGTAGCAGTAGCTTATGACTCTAACGGGCTTTCAACCCAATCCACGGCAGTGAGAGTATTTGCAAATGGTCCCGAGGTAAAATGGCCATGGAAAGTTGCAGATATAGGAAGTCCTGCTATAAAGACAAGCGCATCACTTGATAATTGCGGAACACTGACATTAAAGGCAAATGGGAAAATAGGTGGTTCAACTGATACGTTCGGATATGTGTACAGGAAGGTATATGGAGATGCAGAGCTCATAGCGAAGATAGATTATATGGAAAAGGTAGACCACAACGCGTTTGCAGGTCTTATGGTGAGAAGTTCGCTTGACCCTGGAGCAGTTGCTGCGTATGTAGCAAAGTCATATGTAAAAGCTGACAAGCTGACCAATCCGACAGCGGTAAGATTTATTGCAAGACAGGTGGCAAATGCATCAATGGCAAATACTGGTGATGTAGATTCAAGCACACCGAACACAGTTGTGAATGTAGAGGTATCGTGGATGAAAATAAAGAAGAGTGGTTCTGTTGTTGAAGCAGCATATTCACTTGATAGTCGGACATGGAATGTGATAGGCAGATACACACTCAACATAGGCGATGAGTACTATATAGGATTTGCAGTAGATTCTGCTCAGGCGACAAATCAGATTTACAACTATAACATAGCGAAGTTTTCAAATATAAGCTTAACAACTTCGGATAACTTTATAGAGATATATAATCCAGAGAATGATTATACAAACGTTGGAGAATACAAAATAAAAGGATATGCAAGCGTCGATGGAAAGATAACAGTAACAAATGCATCAAGCACAGATACCAAGAATGTGGATGTGAGTGGACAAACTGAGTTTGAAGTACCAGTACAGCTTGTAAGTGGTAACAATACAATTTCTGTAAACCTACAGACAGTAGATGGTTCAAAGACGAGGCAGATTGTTTTAAACGTTGTATACGATAATCAAAAGCCAGTTATAAGCTGGGTATCAAAACCGCAGCCAACAGTGCTCAGCAGTGCATACAGCTTGGTGCTTTCGTCAAATGAGGATGCTTATGTGACTATCATGCAGAACAACATGGTTGTATATCAAAATGATTATGTAAAGGCAAATAGCCCGGTTACCTTCAACATCGACTTTGAAAAAGGAAGAAACAAGATAGAAATAATAATTAAGGATTTTAGTGGCAATACAACAACAGAAAGCTTTGATGTTATATACCTTGCTAATTTTGACATTATGGTAGACAAGAACTATACAGGAAACGATGGAGATATAGTCAATGGAGTCAAGATATTCAAGACAGTTCAGGCAGCAGTAAACAGTGTACCTTCAAATAACACCAAGAGAGTCATAATCTTTATAAAGAGTGGCAGATATTATGAGAAGATAACTATTAATTCACCAAATATTAGTTTGATTGGTGAAGATCCATTTACCACAATTTTGACTTATGACGTTGCAGCAGGCACGCCCAAACCAGATGGTTCTGGCACATATGGAACATCTGGAAGTGCAAGTGTGACTATCAACAGTGGTGCCATTAACTTCACTGCAGAGAACATCACATTTGAAAATGCTTTTGATGAGAACCAGCCAATTTCAAGCAAACAAGCTGTTGCTGTAAGATCACTTGCTGACAAGATGGTATTCAAGAACTGTAGATTTATAGGCAATCAGGATACTTTGTACGCAGATGCAGGAAGACAATATTTCAAGAATTGTTACATCGAAGGTGATGTTGACTTTATATTTGGTGCTGCCCAAGCAGTGTTTGAAAATAGTACCATATTCTCGGTTGACAGACCAGGCATAACACCAAAAGGTTATATTACAGCAGCTTCAACAAGAAAGTCTGACAATTTTGGTTTCTTGTTTGTAAACTGCAAATTCTTGTCTAATGTAACAGTTGCTAATTCAGTGTATTTAGGAAGACCATGGCATCCAAGCGCTGATTTGAACAGATGGGTAAATGTTGTAATTAGAGAGTCGTATCTAGGTGATCACATTAATGATTATGGCTGGACATCTATGAGTTCAACTGATAGCTCTGGTAATACAATCTGGTTTTATCCACAAAATGAGAGGTTCTATGAATATAAAAATTATGGACCTGGTGCTAAAATTAATGAATATAGACCTCAGCTTGATGATGTAATGGCACAAGTCTATACAAAACAAAATGTTTTAGATGGTTGGGATGCAGATAGTTTTATTGACACTATTTATGATCCAATTAAGGTTTATATTAGAAATTCTCAAAAAGATTCTACAACTAAGATGAATTATTCTATTAACATAACTGTTGACTCAGATTGTGAACTGACAGTGAAAAGAGGAAATGAAGTTGTTTATACCAATCCTGCCTATACTGCTAATACACAAGTAACTGTTCCAGTTGCTCTAGCAGATGGAACAAACAATATATTGGTTATTGCTTCTAAAGCAGGAGAAAATGTAGTGAAGCTATTAACTGTTGATTTTATAAACTATGCACCTGAAATAACAGTACTTCAAGCACCGGTATCAAAGACAACAAGGTCGACTGTAACGGTAAAAGCTAAAATAAGCAAAAATGGGACTGTGACGTTCAAGCGTAATGGTGAAACCTTAGGAAGTTTAATTGTTGAAGCCAATAAAGAGTTTAGCTTTGATTATTCACTGGTAGAAGGTGAAAATAGCTTAGATTTAGTTGTTGTTGATGAAGGTGGAAATGTTAGAATAACAACATTCAAAGTTGTTTATGAAATTGATTGGGGTTCAAATGCTTTTACAGTTCAGATTATTCAAGTTAAAAACATAGCGGGTACAAGCTTGAGTACAATAGGTTCCAATAAAGACATAATAGTAACTATAAATGTTAAAAACAATACGGGACTTAGAAGAAATGGAACAATTATAGTTGGAATATTTGACTCCAAAGGTATATTAGTTGCATATGCAGGTAAAAAGATATCAATAGAGGCAGGAAAGACTATAACATACAAAGCAGGTTTAAAAGTAAACAATGTAAATGGACCGGTAATAAAAGCTTACATTGTTGATACGTTAAAGACAAAAGGTAATCTTTCCAATATTGCAACCTTTAAGTAA
- a CDS encoding fibronectin type III domain-containing protein, protein MRRKRILNLVVAILFFANILLGFGTVLHEKALAGQWPVAWGYTVIGNSTYQPENPVAAFDHETGKITVSCTKGEINRTPTQTSTTVDYFPFVYTTISNTVFTAYVYITDPISFTSANSNYPRGGLIVRNGLDIQDTYYAALIEYNSASATKWDLRAQRRFGSAAGSSTRNAISFPCVLKIVRSSSTNIAVYYGEVNSRNGTITWYGPIGSQNSAGVLNSTLYVGVGVAIQGSNGSPATLQTSFVRIKEGTADTTTAPQNLTDIFNIPQKPQLIVESDDSKAKLMWNFDRNVTSYDVLISEDGSNYSTVGSGLTEESEGLLVVQGNAFFTIDRLTNGKQYYVKVRAKNGYGAVESDVITVIPEKPIPPPKPTVLQTAYSDGWVSIKWKTVSKATYYVVYIGEESNNYTNWKIINDNGLPNQTYECKFENLVNKKPYYLRLYAGNNVGLSEGSDEVVITPYPIPAVPTFEVIPGVLELTVKWNRVEDAEKYTIFLGKSSKNYTVGATVYDDGSSSYSYTFRKLEGLTYYISMNASNNSGTSSNAQEVSAMPILPPHYVTNLVVYDQDNAANWSLQYNLQVGSKIFGDRDYAVVSMPTVLEGAYWISTANLSRSYNATPVIASFTVTEDVDIYVALDSRLYTSNQVPPFLSTWTLTDYRIIDNGTNPQVTYMLYKKSFSKGSLVELGYQGVSSGCVFYFVLMKKQLYTVDQKEVVYTNKSTFTMTGKIFSGASLIVKKGQDTIATFDSVEQERQYSIDVALQEGINTFELVGAAADGYTTTTYLKVIYDKTRPQIVFKTIPPEYENIAPTAVLKFVADEDVYVDVKVNGQPVVTATYCSSGQEQEVVLTLIEGKNTIEFVATDKAGNQTAAQWTTVYEYMIKDISFIDDNENQVTSITVGSTLTVLAKADNKLNVSKDLALIIVLYNSANQMVGYSISFDTVEPAAAEELLAGIQLPSTTPALKAKAFIWNSIDGMIPLSTAIEIK, encoded by the coding sequence ATGAGGAGAAAAAGGATACTAAATTTAGTTGTTGCGATTCTGTTTTTTGCAAATATTCTTTTGGGTTTTGGGACAGTACTGCATGAAAAAGCATTGGCTGGGCAATGGCCGGTTGCGTGGGGCTATACAGTAATAGGCAATAGCACTTATCAACCAGAAAATCCTGTAGCTGCTTTTGACCATGAAACAGGAAAGATCACGGTTAGCTGCACAAAAGGAGAAATCAACAGGACACCTACTCAAACTTCGACCACAGTTGATTATTTTCCATTTGTCTATACTACTATATCAAACACCGTTTTCACGGCATACGTTTACATTACAGACCCAATTTCTTTTACTTCAGCCAATTCAAACTATCCACGCGGAGGGTTAATAGTAAGAAATGGGCTTGATATTCAGGACACTTATTACGCTGCGTTGATAGAATACAATAGTGCAAGTGCTACCAAGTGGGATTTGAGGGCTCAGAGAAGATTTGGAAGCGCTGCCGGTTCTTCTACGCGAAATGCAATATCGTTCCCATGTGTTTTGAAAATTGTAAGATCATCTTCAACAAACATAGCAGTCTATTATGGAGAAGTTAACAGCCGTAATGGAACTATAACTTGGTATGGACCAATAGGTTCCCAAAACAGTGCTGGTGTCTTAAATTCTACTCTCTATGTAGGTGTTGGCGTTGCCATTCAGGGAAGCAATGGAAGTCCTGCTACTCTTCAGACAAGTTTTGTGAGGATTAAGGAAGGTACGGCAGACACCACAACCGCTCCACAGAATCTGACAGATATCTTTAATATTCCTCAAAAACCCCAGCTTATAGTTGAGAGTGACGACTCTAAAGCAAAGCTTATGTGGAATTTTGACAGAAATGTTACTTCATATGATGTTTTGATTTCGGAAGATGGTTCAAATTACAGCACTGTGGGTAGTGGTCTTACAGAGGAAAGTGAGGGGCTTTTAGTAGTTCAAGGTAACGCCTTTTTCACGATTGATAGACTTACCAATGGCAAACAGTACTATGTAAAGGTGAGGGCAAAGAATGGATATGGTGCAGTTGAATCAGATGTAATAACGGTCATTCCTGAAAAGCCTATACCTCCGCCAAAACCAACAGTATTGCAGACTGCGTACAGTGATGGATGGGTGTCAATAAAGTGGAAGACAGTTTCGAAAGCGACGTATTATGTTGTTTATATAGGAGAGGAGTCAAACAACTATACAAACTGGAAGATAATAAATGACAATGGTTTGCCAAATCAGACCTATGAATGCAAGTTTGAAAATCTTGTTAACAAAAAGCCTTATTATTTAAGGCTATACGCTGGAAATAATGTAGGGCTTAGTGAAGGTTCTGACGAGGTTGTTATAACTCCATATCCGATACCTGCAGTTCCAACTTTTGAGGTAATACCGGGAGTACTTGAGCTTACTGTGAAATGGAACAGGGTAGAGGATGCAGAGAAGTATACAATCTTTTTGGGCAAGAGTTCGAAGAACTACACAGTGGGTGCCACAGTTTATGATGATGGCAGTTCAAGCTATTCATATACATTTAGAAAGCTTGAAGGGCTGACGTATTATATTTCTATGAATGCGAGCAACAATAGTGGAACAAGCAGCAATGCTCAGGAAGTTTCAGCAATGCCAATACTGCCACCGCATTATGTTACAAACTTGGTAGTTTACGATCAGGACAATGCAGCAAACTGGTCGCTGCAGTACAATTTGCAGGTGGGCAGCAAGATATTTGGTGACAGGGATTATGCGGTAGTGTCGATGCCGACGGTATTAGAAGGCGCATACTGGATAAGCACGGCAAATCTTTCGAGGTCGTACAATGCAACGCCGGTGATAGCAAGCTTTACAGTAACAGAGGATGTTGACATATATGTTGCACTGGATTCAAGACTTTACACATCTAACCAGGTGCCACCGTTTTTGAGTACATGGACATTGACAGATTACAGGATAATAGATAATGGGACCAACCCGCAGGTGACATATATGCTTTACAAGAAGTCCTTTAGCAAGGGTTCGCTTGTAGAGCTCGGGTATCAGGGTGTTAGCAGTGGTTGCGTGTTCTACTTTGTACTGATGAAAAAGCAGCTTTACACAGTTGACCAAAAAGAAGTGGTATACACCAATAAATCCACATTTACTATGACAGGTAAGATATTCTCTGGAGCATCGTTAATTGTAAAGAAGGGGCAGGATACAATAGCCACATTCGATTCTGTAGAACAAGAAAGGCAGTATAGTATTGACGTAGCGTTGCAGGAAGGAATCAATACATTTGAACTGGTTGGAGCAGCGGCAGATGGATATACAACAACCACATATTTGAAAGTTATATATGACAAGACAAGACCACAGATAGTGTTCAAGACAATCCCACCTGAATATGAGAATATCGCACCAACAGCAGTCTTAAAGTTTGTTGCAGATGAGGATGTATATGTAGATGTAAAAGTAAATGGACAGCCAGTTGTGACAGCAACATATTGCAGTTCTGGTCAAGAACAAGAGGTCGTGTTGACCCTGATAGAGGGTAAAAACACAATAGAGTTTGTGGCAACAGATAAGGCAGGTAACCAGACTGCAGCACAGTGGACCACAGTTTATGAGTACATGATAAAAGATATCAGTTTTATAGACGATAATGAGAATCAGGTGACAAGCATAACAGTTGGTTCCACATTAACTGTTTTAGCAAAAGCAGATAATAAGCTAAATGTAAGTAAAGATTTAGCACTCATAATAGTTCTTTATAACAGTGCAAACCAAATGGTAGGGTACAGCATCTCATTCGATACCGTAGAACCGGCTGCAGCTGAGGAGCTTTTAGCAGGTATTCAATTGCCAAGTACAACACCAGCGCTAAAAGCTAAAGCATTTATCTGGAACTCAATAGATGGGATGATACCTCTTTCAACGGCAATTGAGATAAAGTAG
- a CDS encoding glycoside hydrolase family 28 protein, with protein MIVNVREFGAKGNGIDKDTEAFKKAIEECEKQGGGTIFVPAGIYHTGPIHLKSNMTLYIENGAVLKFSQDIEDYPLVYTRWEGEEMQVYSPLIYAENAENVAVVGFGTIDGQGEKWWRLHRNKELKYPRPRSICFYRCNNVTIEGIKIVNSPSWTVNPIECQNVTVHNVKIQNPYDSPNTDGINPESCKGVRISNCYIDVGDDCVTLKSGTEDCKQKIPCENITITNCIMAHGHGGVVIGSEMSGGVRNVVISNCIFEGTDRGIRIKTRRGRGGVVEDIRVSNIVMKNVMCPFAFYMYYHCGKGGKEKKVWDKSPYPVDSTTPVVRRIYISDVVVREARAAAGFLYGLTEMPIEDVVFSNVTVEMAQNPEPELPAMMSYLEPMAKRGFVINTVKNIRFMNVSVINQEGAAFELNNCENVEFYRCRAKDTADYSNILSLNNTNKVITD; from the coding sequence ATGATTGTAAATGTTCGTGAGTTTGGAGCAAAGGGCAATGGTATTGACAAGGATACAGAAGCTTTTAAAAAGGCAATTGAGGAGTGTGAAAAACAGGGTGGTGGCACAATTTTTGTCCCGGCAGGTATATATCATACAGGTCCAATCCATCTTAAAAGTAACATGACACTTTATATAGAAAATGGTGCTGTGCTAAAGTTTTCACAGGACATAGAAGATTATCCGCTTGTATATACCCGCTGGGAAGGCGAAGAAATGCAGGTTTATTCTCCACTGATATATGCTGAAAATGCTGAAAACGTTGCAGTAGTGGGATTTGGCACAATTGATGGACAGGGCGAAAAGTGGTGGCGTCTTCACAGAAATAAAGAGTTAAAATATCCTAGACCTCGTTCTATCTGTTTTTACAGGTGCAACAATGTCACTATCGAAGGAATAAAGATTGTAAACTCTCCAAGCTGGACGGTAAATCCCATAGAGTGCCAGAATGTTACAGTTCACAACGTAAAGATTCAAAACCCTTATGACTCGCCAAACACAGATGGGATAAATCCAGAATCGTGCAAGGGCGTCAGGATATCAAACTGCTACATAGACGTGGGTGATGATTGTGTGACATTAAAATCTGGTACTGAAGACTGTAAACAGAAAATTCCCTGTGAGAACATCACCATCACAAACTGTATAATGGCTCACGGTCATGGCGGAGTTGTCATTGGCAGTGAGATGAGCGGTGGTGTTAGAAATGTGGTCATCTCAAACTGCATTTTTGAGGGCACAGACAGAGGAATAAGAATAAAGACAAGAAGAGGTCGTGGAGGAGTTGTTGAGGATATAAGAGTTTCAAATATTGTGATGAAAAATGTAATGTGTCCATTTGCATTTTATATGTATTATCATTGCGGCAAAGGCGGGAAAGAAAAGAAGGTTTGGGACAAGTCACCTTATCCTGTAGACAGTACAACTCCAGTGGTAAGAAGAATTTATATAAGCGATGTTGTTGTGAGAGAGGCAAGAGCCGCAGCAGGCTTTTTGTATGGTCTTACCGAGATGCCAATTGAAGATGTTGTATTTTCGAATGTTACAGTTGAGATGGCACAAAACCCTGAACCTGAACTTCCTGCCATGATGAGCTATTTAGAGCCAATGGCAAAAAGAGGGTTTGTAATAAATACTGTTAAAAACATTAGATTCATGAATGTTTCTGTGATTAATCAGGAAGGTGCAGCATTTGAACTTAACAATTGTGAGAATGTAGAGTTTTACAGGTGCAGGGCAAAAGATACAGCAGATTATTCTAATATTTTGAGTCTAAATAATACAAACAAGGTCATTACTGATTAG
- a CDS encoding glycoside hydrolase family 88/105 protein, whose amino-acid sequence MKKLKQLAKANYSVRMSNSVLAKFPKLIDKWQYDYGVVFKGFEYIYENTGNEEYFEYIKKNIDYFVQDDGSIKKYSPEEYNIDHINNGKAVLFLYRKTGEEKYRKAAQLLRDQLKTHPRTVEGGFWHKKIYPHQMWLDGIYMGSPFYAEYATLIGQDEAEEIFDDVAKQVILCAKHTKDPITGLHFHGWDERREQKWANKITGCSPNFWGRAMGWFAMAIVDVLDFLPQDHQSRETILAIFKQLIDAVLKYQDPETGVWYQVVNFIGRNGNYPEASASCMFAYALAKGIEKGYLDSSYVKALERAYEGIIYRFVEEDENGLLNLNGVCMVAGLGGNPYRDGSYEYYISEPIKTNDLKGIGAFLKASAWIERLFK is encoded by the coding sequence ATGAAAAAATTAAAACAACTTGCAAAAGCAAATTATTCGGTAAGAATGTCAAACAGTGTGCTTGCAAAGTTTCCGAAACTTATAGATAAATGGCAGTATGATTACGGTGTAGTTTTCAAGGGTTTTGAATATATATATGAAAACACAGGAAATGAAGAGTACTTTGAATATATAAAAAAGAATATAGATTATTTTGTTCAGGATGATGGGAGTATAAAGAAATACTCACCCGAAGAGTACAATATAGACCATATAAACAACGGGAAAGCAGTGTTGTTTTTATATAGAAAAACTGGAGAGGAAAAGTATAGAAAAGCAGCACAGCTTCTTCGAGACCAGCTCAAGACCCATCCAAGAACAGTGGAAGGTGGTTTTTGGCACAAGAAAATTTATCCACATCAGATGTGGCTTGATGGCATCTATATGGGCTCACCGTTTTACGCCGAGTATGCAACTTTGATAGGGCAGGATGAAGCTGAAGAAATATTTGACGATGTTGCAAAACAGGTCATACTTTGTGCAAAGCATACCAAAGATCCAATCACAGGGCTTCACTTTCATGGCTGGGATGAAAGAAGAGAACAAAAATGGGCGAACAAAATCACAGGCTGCTCGCCAAATTTCTGGGGAAGGGCAATGGGCTGGTTTGCAATGGCAATAGTTGATGTGCTTGACTTTCTACCGCAAGACCATCAGTCAAGAGAAACAATTTTGGCTATTTTCAAGCAGCTCATTGATGCTGTTTTGAAGTATCAAGACCCTGAGACAGGTGTTTGGTATCAGGTTGTTAACTTTATAGGCAGAAATGGAAACTATCCTGAGGCTTCAGCTTCATGCATGTTTGCATATGCACTTGCAAAGGGGATAGAAAAGGGGTATTTGGACTCAAGTTATGTAAAAGCACTTGAAAGAGCGTATGAAGGAATAATCTACAGGTTTGTTGAAGAGGATGAGAATGGACTTTTAAATCTCAACGGGGTTTGTATGGTGGCAGGACTTGGTGGAAATCCGTACAGAGATGGTTCGTACGAGTATTACATCAGTGAACCAATAAAGACAAATGACCTAAAAGGCATTGGAGCATTCTTGAAAGCAAGTGCTTGGATAGAAAGGCTTTTCAAGTAA
- a CDS encoding lactate utilization protein, translated as MNQYKVWQNELIAKDIVERLNRRKYNAFYAPTLEDARKKVLELIPEGSSIALGGSVTIEELGLLEIFRNGPYKLFDRYKQMTAEERIELMRQSILADVLVTSTNAITKNGELVNVDCSGNRVSAMIFGPKKVIIVAGVNKVVEDLDEAFRRLKKIAPMNSKRNNHKTPCVETGYCMDCQIKARMCNYITIINHGMKFEGRINIVIVPFEMGF; from the coding sequence ATGAACCAGTATAAAGTATGGCAAAATGAACTTATTGCAAAGGACATTGTAGAAAGACTTAATAGAAGAAAATACAATGCTTTTTATGCACCGACTTTAGAAGATGCAAGAAAAAAAGTTTTGGAATTGATCCCCGAGGGTTCAAGTATAGCCCTCGGGGGTTCTGTTACAATAGAAGAGTTGGGTTTATTAGAAATATTTAGAAATGGTCCATATAAGCTTTTTGATAGGTACAAACAAATGACAGCTGAAGAGAGAATTGAACTTATGCGTCAGTCGATTTTAGCAGATGTTCTTGTCACATCTACCAATGCAATTACTAAAAATGGAGAGCTTGTAAACGTGGACTGCTCAGGTAACAGAGTATCTGCTATGATTTTTGGGCCCAAAAAGGTAATAATTGTAGCTGGTGTTAACAAGGTTGTTGAAGACTTGGATGAAGCATTCAGAAGACTTAAAAAGATTGCACCTATGAATTCAAAAAGGAATAATCACAAAACTCCATGTGTTGAAACAGGATACTGCATGGATTGCCAGATTAAGGCGAGAATGTGTAATTATATTACCATAATAAACCATGGTATGAAATTTGAGGGTCGTATAAATATTGTTATTGTTCCTTTCGAGATGGGATTCTAA